tatgaaaaataaagttgtgATAGCAACAGTCAGAAAACTACTTCTATTTTGAGTACTgttacattaaattaatatattctcTAAGTTTGAGAAGTTGCATTTTCACCAGTACCTACCATCTGGACCATGCCTACATTGAATAtaacaaattattataattcatttatatatatgatggtTTCGAGTTCAGTTTGAATGTATCTTGATTGTTGGATACCGTTTATCTTATACTAACATATCGTGTAATTCTGCCCATCAAGACTTATGTAATGGGAAAGAATTCAACAAgcattttttattgaatatcgAGATCTTAGACTATAATCTTCTCGAAGAAATCTTTCGGTGTGAAGAGTAAGATGTTTGACTTGTCAGGCGTAGGCCTGGTCatttcaatttagaaaagcAAACGAAGCTAACCTTTTTACGTTTGCTAATTTTTGGACCTCTAGTAAGTACTAGTTAATTGTTTgatttactttgttaatcataTTATCTTATTGTTGTTACTGATTCATTTTCATCTTTTCCTCAATCGAGAGTCTATTGGAAACAATCCTTCATACCATCACAAGATAGAATAAGATCTATGTATACAATGGAATATCTACTACCTCTCACTAGCATAAGTAtctgttgggaattaaacacacaacacacacaaataatctagagaaaagagaaacggaacacaaacgggacacacaagaatttaacgtggttcggtttccctactccacgactgtaacaggaggatttttatttcacttgtgctgctgtggaattacaaatacaaggatcatatttataggaaagccaaatggttaacctagggtttcagtaatgggtcgggccggctcacaagcctccacaaagcccaacaatctcccacttggaggcttgaagaatttcaactgtcatccacttagaacacttgtatgtctagtaatctttttcaactctctcctgctacagcggccttctcatcagtcaactgaaaggcccgttgaagctccccgaagcttcaacacatcagtcacggctgaaactgcccttgactcgtcctcggtccctaccggctcccacttgagacacgaactgccggatcctagaactccctgagaacaaacactctccatactcagcaagaaattttctggagacgtatcaacagctggaatactggttctcttgacccactgtcttctaggagccttggctgaagcacggccggtgctcccactgccacaaacgcctctgactggtcttcctgaacctttccttgctcgttcatcctgaatctgacctgtggctctgggtttctttcttgcaaagacaaccttcttctgcccacgagattctgtgaaccggactttgtttttcttctgaactgggacggtcactccctcagacggtaatccgacaatatacaacgatcctctttttgttccacgagccatgacaagattgcccctcacgaccttccactgcccatttccgaacttcacatgatgtccctgttcatccaactgcctaacagaaatcaaacttttcgtcaagcttggaacaactctgacatccttcaaggtccagaaaccgactggcgtcttcagcaccatgtcacccatgcccgtaacatcaagagctctatcgtctgcaagccttacctttccaaagtctccaataaccagattctgcaatgcttcactgctgtgggtagcgtgaaaagaagcaccagaatccatgacccaggaatccacattgctctccgcgcaacagataaacaaatcctcgttgacgctgtcttctgcaatgttgacttgtttgtctttctggcattgattcctgaaatgccccacctccttgcagttccaacatgttacacctgagccatcccgagccttcgactgactccttcttcggttcctgctcccactacctctgttatttcctctgcctctgacgacgtttagcatatcacctgatgattctccagaactccttcttctgacatcctcgccaagaacgagatcacgaatcttctcaaaggtgaatccattaggtcccactgaactggcaactgctgtaaccgttccggaccaactgtcaggcaatgatgataacagtagtaaagcttgaacttcatcatcgaacttaatgccaactgacaaaagtctggctaagatcgaattcaatgagttgatgtgctcggtaactgaactgccttccttcatctttgtgttcaccaactctctaatcagaaaaattttgtttgctgcagatggcttctcgtacatgttagacaaggcttccaagatgcctttcgctgtcttctccttaagaatgttgaacgcaacattcttggtcaacgagagtcggataactgacatagctttccgatccaaaactgcccactctgcatcagacaattttccttgcttgtcacccaacactacgtccaaatctttctgaaccagcaaatcttcaatctgcatcttccaccaactgaaatctgtaccatcgaacttctcaattcggaacttcccatcttctgccatctcaaaggacttcggcaattcccttaacggcgtctacagacagcgggcggcgatttggacgatgctcacgatctggacgctcgcggctggatctgaggctcctcgacgcggcggccaacggaacggcgcgacggacagcacacggacgacggctgttcgcaccctgcgcggttctcctagccggctgctgcttgaggttacccacacggtaacggcggctactcctccctgcacacagttcttcacacaagaaccctaggtgacaatttctcacagtttgtgttacaatgttgttgaaacctcgctctgataccaattgttgggaattaaacacacaacacacacaaataatctagagaaaagagaaacggaacacaaacgggacacacaagaatttaacgtggttcggtttccctactccacgactgtaacaggaggatttttatttcacttgtgctgctgtggaattacaaatacaaggatcatatttataggaaagccaaatggttaacctagggtttcagtaatgggtcgggccggctcacaagcctccacaaagcccaacagtATCGTGTAACTCTACCTGTTAATCATCACACGAAAATCAGCAAATGGGGGATTTACGTGTTTCGTGGCTCgtttaactttgaaaatgaaCCGTTTTGGCCGTCTGTGCCAACTGTCTCCGTAGCTAAAGTCTTAacagatgtccacaaaaaattggGCTTACCTGCTcaggggctcgtttgacctctaaactagGTTGTTTTTGTCATGGTGACCAACTGGCTCCATacctaaggtcttaatggacgtccatgtaaattttcaaaaaaatgacatcaagattctggatcaccaaaaagatggtggactatagcacatgaaaattgacaaaatgggggatttacatgctctggggctcgtttgacctctaaaatgggtcgttttggtCGTGGTGACTAACTTGCTCCAtaactaaggtcttaatggacatccatgtaaattttcagaaaaaaatgaCGTCGAAATTTCGGATCATCAAAAAAGATGGTTATTTAtaagcacacgaaaatcaacaaaatgagGAATTTACTTGCtctggggctcatttgaccttgaaaatgtcTGTTTTGGCATTCAGGGCCAACTGTCTTCATAGCTAATGTCTTAACGGACGTTAATGAGTAATTTGGACAAAAATGACGTCGAAATTCCACATCACCAAAaatcatggactatagcacacgaaattcGACAAAATGGGAGTTTACCTGCtctggggctcatttgaccttgaaaataaattgttttGGCTGTTAGGGCCAACTGTCTCCATAGCTAaacgtcttaacagacgtccacaaGAAATTAACTAATTTTGCTTGTCAGGGAAGTTATATATTTCACTGCTCAACCCAAAAAAACTTTTGGGTGGAcaataatttatgttaattttctcaattttgtttCTACTGGCATTTGAATCTTGGTATACATCCGAGGTATAcaaccacttcattgaccacgaGAGCACGCTCAACTGTGATGCttgaattaaaacaaattatcaTAGTCTGATAccagaataaaagaaaaataaggaagacttaaaagagaaaagaatcCAAAACTTTTTGAATGTTGCTTTACATCCCTTTCTTAGAGAGAAaacatcaaacaaaaaaaattgtgtggcTAACATAAGTTTTTGACTTAAGCAGCAGAGGGGTCAGCTGATTCAGCTGCAGCTGCTCTTTTCTTTGCAAAATATTCCTCAGCTCTAGCAAGGTTCTTGGCAACTGATGGTTTTACCCATTTCTTTCTGCCTGGTAGAACAGTCAATGAGCAACCAGCAGCCTCTAGTTTCTCCTTGGCTGACGTTGAAAAAGCGCGGGCTTTGAAGTTGAGTTTCACGCTTAGCTCACCATCGCCTAAGATCTGGAAACGGAGATATTATAGAAGTTAATACAGATAGGCGATAGAAGAAACTACGTTATACAACCTAAGAATCATCATAGTTTGTTATTTAATCTACTTTCGGGGAGTTGAACTTGATAAGAGGACTTTCAGATTCATGCATGGTTGGTCACTTGGGCATTAAACCAAATTCCAGGACATAGAAGCTGCATGGGCTAAAAAGAGTTCGCTTATAATGACTTGGGATGATATATCCAGACAATTTCTACAACCATATTCCACATCATATAAGCGGGAGAGAGAATGAAGTATGCATCGATGAGTTAGTACTAGGAACAGGCAACGGAAAACTTGTCAATTCATTATGAACTAGATGTTCATACACATTCGGCAATACATACTTGTCACCTTAGCAGtttcaatcaatattatataattaaatatgagCTTCAATCCAAACCATAAGCTATTTCTACCGTAACGGTTTATTATTCGCAGAAACGCTTTCTTAAATGAGGTGATTTCTTCTCATATGTCAAGAGCAGGTATCCCGTGCAATTAGTTGAGGTGCACCAACCTGGCGCGAATACCacacttataaaaaaataaacaagggATGGATTTCGCTTGAGAAGAAAAGCCAAAACAGCAAACAGCAAAAACCTATTGCGACAGTCAAATAAAGTATACAATACTATCTTCCAAAATCCGGGCAACGAGGTGATTTAGTAATTGTTTTCAATATGACGAATTTTATGACTATTtgtaattaaaaaggaaaaagaagcaTATGACTAAGTCTAAGAGCTTATTCTTGGTGGAATCACAAGTCAAGTTAAGAAATAGACTATTATGGAAAGCATCAATACCCCATTTTCTCTTCAGCTAGGTGAACCAACTGGGACAGACACTATCTAGGAATGAAGAACCAATGAGAGGAATCTCAACTATACCATATTGTTCAACGGACTTATAACATATattctttgttcttttataGTTAGTTTACATTAAGAAAGCACTACACCATTATCTATTTATATTAACCCATGACTCTAGGAATATGCTACTCCATATTGtaataatttcttcttttttaagtGTCATTTCGAAATGAACAGGATAAAGTCTTGTTTCTGTTTTCCATTTAAAAAGGtgtaatatttcatatatttaaagaGCAAATTGTTATATCCTGGTGTTTGTAAGCAGTGACAGCATTAGGTAGATAGTTCTTGAATTCATGATACATATGTGACCTACATAAATGAACATATTGTTTATTGTTTAGTTACATACGTACCTATACAAAAAGAGTATGAACCATGTTTAACAGCCTTGATGTACCCAATTAAGTGAGATGAACAAAACAATGGTAAGTTGAAGAAACTTTGGCTTTTCAATGTGAAGAATTCCTTTTACTACTTTAAGTTAATAGCACTAAGGTGAAGAGTGAAGACACAACCAAAACAGAATGCACAGGGTCAATCTCATATGCTGACTAACATTCTCAAGCATCATATCAAGCATAAAGCGTCATACCCCAATTAACTTTATCGATCAATCCCCTGTCAAGATACTAACCAGGACCTAATGCTAACATTATTCTTAATGCTATCAGAAAACTCATCTCATAATAGCAGCTTCGTGTTTTCTTCgtcctcctttttttttccaggAAAATGCAACTTCATCGAGTGCAAATATTCATGATGTAGTGTAATTCTAACTTTCCAGATTAGTTCACTTAGTTGATCAAGTGATTGAGCAAGTAAATAAGCATTCACTGATTAACTGACTACGATTCTTTGAGGAACCAACATGCAATAAAGATAAATGTAATTGTACCTTAAGTGGAAGTCTCCTTTCTCTCCCTGAAGGATTTATTAAACCCTTTTGCTTGAGGGACTCAAGTGAAACCTCTTCCCCTTCTTGAAATCCTGCCTCTTCTATGTCCTTCAAGTTCACAGGTACATATTTGGGAAGTCCAGCATGCATGcctttatattattgatttgctCAGATTAGCTTAATGTCAGCATAACATATGCATATATAACAGTAGAGTACTGTACTTCATTAATCTGACACTCTACACGGAGTAAACTAAAGAGCTTACattaatgaattttatatttgataaactGAAATTTGAAACAGGGAAGAACTCTATGCCATTGTAGCACCAGCAGCAGTAGAGAAAGAATGTTTTTCTTTTCGTTAGATATTTTGATAAACTTTTCAGTTCATAGTTTTATCAAAATCTTTAGCATCGAAGGTGCAAAAAATAGTTTCAAATGGCAAAGGATATAACTTTCCTGAGTGGAAAAACATCAGACAGAAATAAGCAACCCAAACTCTGCAGCACTTGGCTCATTCGACAAATCTACATAGCTTATCGGTACTAGAAGTCCCACACACAAACCATCATTACAGAAAATGGCAAGTAACAGTTCACATTTCTTAGGCTAAAAAAGTGATAACAATAATCGATGAGAAACTGACTAGTAAAGAAGTAAATGTTACAGCTCCAGAACCTTGAATTAAGCTACCTTATGATGCAATCAGTCATATATGTAACATATCAGACAAATTCCTTCACCCCCCTTTTTTGTGAAGGGGTAAAGTTGGTTGATCAGATAGGTTGAGAATCAAAGTGAACTTCATCTTACAAGTTTTTACCCTTCAGAAACTTCTGCTAATCAATGTGGtcctttatttatatttcatgcATTAACCGGTCAATGAAATTGATAGTCAGCAATATTGAGTATACAAGGAACGGGTGGCAAAGGTGGTAAACATGTAGTAGATAATTGCTTTTGACAGATTAGCCTGACTTGAGGGAAATCCTTAACTAAATCAACAAAACACATAatgaaacaaattaaaagacGAGATTGGAGGTTTTACAAAGAGCACTATCAATTACTTCAGTTATTAAGTTAGAATAGCCTAAAATAGTCAAAGTTATAAAAATTAGACATGTCAAGGCCTAATCAGTATGAAAGGCCTAAGAAAAGTAAGAACTTATTTTTTGACACACAACTCTAGGTGTGAGTATCAAGGTTCAGCATTATATAATGCGAATGGATACAAGTTACGCCAAAAATAAAGGACAGTTATGAATCATCTTAGTAATACCAACAACTTGACATTGACGAAAATACTTAATCAAACGCCATGCATAAGGGAAAGTGAAGACTACTCAAGAGCCACACTGAGACTAGAGAGTCAAGGCACTGACATTCCTTTGAAATCAAAGGAAGAATAGCCCTTTGACTCGAGGGCCTTTTTACCTCCTTAGTATGAACTTTCCAAATCATCCTCCTTTTACAATAAGTTTCCTGCTAGGGGAAGGTTAGGAAAGGACGGACTTTATATCCGCTGATTCGGTTTATGATGGCATAAGGAGCATTTGTTCGAGTGAGAGCTCCTAGAATGTTCATTTTGCAGTAAGAAACTTCTTGACAGACGTTACACCTGGTTGGATGCTTGAGCACATTTCTCTCATATCGATCAAGGCTTTCCTTTTAGTTTAAATAAGGGGGTAACAGTCTTCGGATTATAGAGGAAGATAAAAATGTTGAGGATTTCAGAATATtgcaaataagaaaataaggatTTCAAGATATTTGGCTTGATGTCGTATAACTATGCATAGCTTTATTTCTTAGTGCAATATATTGCTCATTTGTAATAAATTTCTTTAGATTAATCATCACTACAGTTTGAGTATGCATACACATATGTCCACCAGATGCAGATAAGACTTTTTATCATCCTATGAAAATCTGCCTCTGCAATGACAcaaccaaaagaaaaacaaacatgCTTGTAAACAAAGATACACACAGTGCACCCAAGTGAGTAGCGTAGTTGTTAATGAAGTGGGTTGAGAACCATAATGTCTCATGATCAATATTCATTTATCCAAGCCTTTCTGGATAGAGTTATCCGCTCAGCAGCGCATTTACTATTTGGAGATGGATGACACCAGGCAGGGCAGAAAGAAGGGTTTGTATTCCATTAGTTGAGGAATGAAGTAGCAAAGGAATATCCAAGACAAGTTTTGACAGGAAGAAGCAGGTACCCCGTGGAATTAAGTACATGACAGTGTTATCAAAGCAAAAAAACTCTGAGGACCATTGGGACTAAGCATAAAACGTAAATAAAGCATGagctttaatataaaaaggagcAAAGGGagaaatacaaatacatatgtttGTTTAgtctaagaataataattataagcatgaatgacaaatatatgaacaaagaaattaatttttttactattaagtgaaatatcaattgtttagtaTTGCCTAAAGAGACTCAAAAGAATGCCTAAGAAACTTGATGACGACCCTGAAGAGCACATTAAGCAAGACAAAGCGCTCAACACATTTTGAGCCTCGCTTATGCACAGCTTTGACAACAGCACTGCATGCAACGTGCCCCGAACAcacaattataaaaaagaacacatagtcaagttaaagctataaattttataacaaaTTCAATGCACTTAACCATAGACTTTTAAATGGTAAACTATAACACTGCAGATGGACACagaaacaaacaacaaaacaaggaaaaacaaaatccaACTCAAACTAAGGGGTCATTTGGTACTAGGGATGAGATAGACAAAGTTATCCCATGGATTAGTATATCTCGAGGAATTAGTTATCCAACCATATATACGagataacttatcccatcatTATCTTATAAATGACAAGATAGATATTCAGGGACTAACTAATACCCCTAACCAAAGGCAATCTAACATTTTATCCCGAGATTATTATCTCTTATCCcttgtaccaaacgacccctatgattatataaatatgttgaagCAATGTTAACAAATTACCTCCAGCAATTCCTCTCAACTTAGGAAGTCTCCTATAGAGAGGCATTTGACCCCCTTCAAACCCCTTTCTAACTCCAGGTCCAGACCTTGATTTTTGACCTCTCATACCAAAACCACAACTACCCCCTTGTCCAGCTGAATGCCCTCTACCTTTCCTCTTCCTATTCTTGGTAGCCCCAGGTTGAGGACCCAAGTTATTAAGCCGAAAACGAACACTCCCAGTTGCAGAATCAGCACCAAAACTTGCAGTTTGGTTGAAAACAACAAATGGGGTTCTTGTTATTGACTTAGATTTCTGGTTGCAGACCTTTATTATAGGCAAAAGCTTCGGACTTGACTTCAAATTACTTACATTACCCTGAGAAAAATTGATGGGGATAAATGAGAATTGTATAATTTTGacagaaattgaaaaaataaagaggagAATTGTACCTTGAATGACGAAGAAAAGTGGGTAATGATAGAATTTGTTCTTGTAGGCGATGCAGAGGAGATGGAGAGTAGAGACGCCATTGTTGATAAGGGAGAACTCAAAAGGATTGTGTTCACTGTCCAAGCAAAAAatgtttgataaattttaacGGATAGGGGTGGTTATTTCagggacttttttttttcttctttttaaattagtttacgAGTCTCTTAGTGTTCGATATTTAGttcaatatatatatcacaCTTCATTTTGACGTTCGTACAACACagttcaatataaataaaatttggattCACACACAACTGGATACATTTTTAGAGGTGACACTTCTAactgatttttttcatttgcgAGATTAAATTTGAAACATGTAATTAAGGAAGAGAGATCTCAACTCTCGCTACAAATCATATTAATTACTAACATGTTTGATTACTTAGTCATTAATAAATTCTATACGAGGGTTATTAGTAATTCGTTAGCTTCTTTCTTAGATAGTaatctttcttttcttcctctttCGTCATGCTATACTCCGATGAGATTACTCTTATAATATCTgcttaagaaaatttaaaagaatctCCTTAGTCCTATCTTACTCCGCCCAAATTTCTGTATACATTCATTAATGAGTAACTTACAAAAATGACTACATTTACATGATTTATTAAAGTTCAATAGCTATaagtatattatttataaaaaatgactacaatttatatgtttttctaGCTGTATTAATtctttacatatttttatttttctatttatacactaatacaattttaattacaataaactaaataagaaaattgTATTAATTGTGTACAGTTAGAATATGAATACtttgaattcaaattaatatctatatttataaaacttaaagtacatatatatatatatatatatatatatggagaatGACTTGTGAAGCaagcatgatatatatatatatatataataagggACCATTTCTGCTTTAGTTGATCAAAATTCAAAGCCATTTATAgccttctttcatactctttgTTTCTTCAAAAGTTTGGACATTTCTATTTAATGACTTAATAGTGAGTGACACATATGCAAATATTTCCTACttgtcataatatttatttatattatatactacgtttgtttatttttaattgtcataatttttttagagtcaaacaatAAGTAGCTTGATTAACATTTGACAGTATTTTTTTCaccatattgatatgcaaaaaattataatttatagtatttttcgtataatttttaatatttaaatttttttaatctaaaatatctaatttcacttttgaaaattagttaacttgatttttgaaaaacgaacatcaaaataaaagtgTACTTAGGGAGTATATATATAGACAGTAGGATTTATATGTACacatatgacatatatatatacacacatgtaATATACAcactatatattattatttttattatacatTGTAATCAATCTTTTCCTCCAACTTGAAATTAACCTTCTtacaaaattatgaaaaaattggttctaactattaatttatttaattttttttt
The window above is part of the Solanum pennellii chromosome 5, SPENNV200 genome. Proteins encoded here:
- the LOC107020588 gene encoding 50S ribosomal protein L15, chloroplastic, which translates into the protein MASLLSISSASPTRTNSIITHFSSSFKGNVSNLKSSPKLLPIIKVCNQKSKSITRTPFVVFNQTASFGADSATGSVRFRLNNLGPQPGATKNRKRKGRGHSAGQGGSCGFGMRGQKSRSGPGVRKGFEGGQMPLYRRLPKLRGIAGGMHAGLPKYVPVNLKDIEEAGFQEGEEVSLESLKQKGLINPSGRERRLPLKILGDGELSVKLNFKARAFSTSAKEKLEAAGCSLTVLPGRKKWVKPSVAKNLARAEEYFAKKRAAAAESADPSAA